In Danaus plexippus chromosome 9 unlocalized genomic scaffold, MEX_DaPlex mxdp_26, whole genome shotgun sequence, the following proteins share a genomic window:
- the LOC116767311 gene encoding AP-1 complex subunit gamma-1 isoform X2, producing the protein MAYPMYEVDWSVLPPEQNRRFNPAFNIATIKQVVNEAIERVRMQTPTRLRDLIRQIRAARTAAEERSVVNKECAYIRSTFREEDSVWRCRNIAKLLYIHMLGYPAHFGQLECLKLIASTRFTDKRVGYLGAMLLLDERQDVHLLITNCLKNDLNSNTQFVVGLALCTLGAIASPEMARDLASEVERLIKSPNAYIKKKAALCAFRIIRRVPDLMEMFLPATRSLLTEKNHGVLITGVTLITEMCENSPDTLNHFKKESGQREIVPNLVRILKNLILAGYSPEHDVSGVSDPFLQVKILRLLRILGKNDAEASEAMNDILAQVATNTETSKNVGNTILYETVLSIMDIKSESSLRVLAVNILGRFLLNNDKNIRYVALNTLLRTVHVDTSAVQRHRTTILECLKDPDVSIRRRAMELSFALINSQNIRAMMKELLSFLERSDAEFKAHCSSAMVLAAEKYAPSSRWHLDTLFQVLLKAGNYLRDDTVSNTIQIVSSAPSERQAYAAMRLWTSLERSATAADATERQPLVQVAAWTIGEYGDMLVSEASNSISMVDDDGVDDFSRPSEEYVIDIYQKLLWSTQLSITTKEYLLLSLAKLSTRFTTQPSQDKIRVIIDTFGSHIHIELQQRGVELSQLYKQYAHLRPALLERMPAMEANVVREDNDEELATNIQTHEQPAHEQDALLDLIIGSEPLSNGDVEHPPQVTGNNNSNTNDILDLLSGLDLSSSTPVTVSNNNVSTPPSLLLDGLFSPPAPTSQETVVKALERGGVVVELLVCGGDGNATLTMKARSHHHTTITDFLFQAAVPRTFRLDMMSPSGTVLTPQGEITQVLKITNPSKTPLRLRIRVSYTIDGNPILEQAEVNSFPPDLFN; encoded by the exons atGGCATACCCTATGTATGAAGTGGATTGGAGTGTTTTGCCTCCAGAACAAAACCGAAG GTTCAACCCAGCATTCAATATTGCCACAATAAAACAAGTGGTAAATGAGGCAATCGAGAGGG TGCGCATGCAAACCCCCACTCGCCTCCGGGATCTCATCCGTCAGATACGTGCAGCTAGGACTGCTGCCGAGGAACGTAGCGTTGTGAACAAGGAGTGCGCATACATCAGATCAACCTTCAGAGAGGAGGACAGCGTTTGGAG ATGTCGGAACATAGCGAAGCTTCTCTACATCCATATGCTGGGTTATCCGGCACACTTTGGACAGCTGGAATGTCTCAAGCTGATAGCCAGCACTCGTTTCACGGACAAGAGGGTTGGTTATCTAGGAGCTATGCTTCTGCTCGACGAGCGTCAGGATGTACATCTGCTGATTACCAACTGTTTGAAGAA CGACCTGAACAGCAATACACAATTCGTAGTGGGCCTGGCGCTGTGTACCCTGGGCGCGATCGCCTCGCCGGAGATGGCTAGAGATCTGGCCTCGGAGGTGGAGAGGCTGATCAAGTCACCGAACGCCTACATCAAGAAAAAGGCCGCGTTGTGCGCTTTCAGGATAATAAGAAGGGTGCCGGATCTCATGGAGATGTTCCTGCCGGCTACTCGCAGCCTCCTCACGGAAAAGAATCACG GAGTCCTCATCACCGGAGTGACGCTCATCACCGAGATGTGCGAGAACAGCCCGGACACGCTAAACCACTTCAAGAAG GAGAGCGGACAGCGGGAG ATCGTACCGAATCTGGTGAGGATATTGAAAAACCTGATACTGGCGGGGTATTCCCCGGAGCATGACGTCAGCGGCGTGTCCGATCCATTCCTACAG gTCAAGATCCTCCGTCTGCTGCGTATACTCGGCAAGAACGACGCCGAGGCTTCCGAAGCTATGAACGACATATTGGCGCAAGTGGCCACGAACACGGAGACGAGCAAAAACGTCGGCAACACCATACTATACGAAACTGTGCTCTCGATCATGGACATTAAGTCTGAGAGTAGTTTGCGGGTGCTGGCCGTCAATATACTGGGGAGGTTTCTACTCAATAACGATAAGAATATTCGCTACGTGGCCTTGAACACACTCCTGAGGACCGTACACGTGGACACATCGGCCGTCCAAAGGCACAGGACCACTATATTGGAGTGCTTGAAG GATCCGGACGTGTCTATTCGTCGCCGCGCCATGGAGTTATCGTTCGCCCTCATCAACAGTCAGAACATCCGGGCCATGATGAAGGAGTTGCTGTCGTTCCTGGAGCGCTCGGACGCCGAGTTCAAGGCGCACTGTTCCAGCGCCATGGTGCTCGCCGCTGAGAAATACGCGCCCTCCAGCAGGTGGCACCTGGACACGCTGTTCCAGGTGTTGCTAAAG GCCGGTAATTATCTCCGGGACGACACGGTGTCGAACACAATCCAGATAGTGTCGTCGGCGCCGAGCGAGCGCCAGGCCTACGCCGCTATGAGGCTGTGGACTTCCCTGGAGCGCTCCGCGACCGCCGCCGACGCTACGGAGAGACAGCCGCTGGTTCAg GTTGCTGCATGGACCATCGGCGAATATGGAGATATGTTGGTCTCCGAAGCCAGTAACTCTATATCCATGGTGGATGACGACGGAGTTG ACGACTTCAGCCGCCCGTCCGAAGAGTATGTCATCGATATATACCAGAAGCTGTTGTGGTCCACACAGCTGTCCATAACCACCAAGGAGTATCTCCTGTTGTCGCTGGCCAAGCTGTCCACGAGATTCACCACGCAACCGAGTCAGGA TAAAATCCGTGTGATAATCGACACTTTCGGTTCACACATTCACATCGAGTTGCAACAGAGAGGGGTGGAACTGTCTCAACTATACAA aCAATACGCCCATTTGCGGCCGGCGTTGTTGGAACGGATGCCGGCGATGGAGGCGAACGTCGTCAGAGAAGACAATGATGAGGAGCTCGCGACGAACATACAGACACACGAACAACCCGCGCACGAACAG GATGCGCTGCTAGACCTCATCATTGGTTCGGAGCCTCTGTCGAACGGCGACGTGGAACACCCGCCGCAAGTTACTGGGAACAATAACTCCAATACTAAT GACATTCTGGATCTCCTCAGCGGTCTGGACCTGTCCAGCAGTACACCGGTCACCGTCTCCAATAATAACGTATCGACGCCTCCTTCGCTCTTACTGGACGGTTTGTTCTCACCTCCGGCGCCTACATCTCAAG AGACGGTGGTGAAAGCGTTGGAGCGGGGCGGCGTGGTGGTGGAGCTGCTGGTCTGTGGTGGTGACGGCAACGCGACCCTCACCATGAAAGCGAGGTCGCACCATCACACAACCATCACAGACTTCCTCTTTCAGGCCGCCGTGCCCAGG ACGTTCCGGTTGGACATGATGTCGCCATCTGGGACGGTTCTGACACCGCAGGGGGAAATCACTCAAGTCCTTAAAATCACCAATCCATCCAAG ACACCGCTACGTCTGAGAATAAGGGTGTCCTACACGATAGACGGCAACCCTATCTTGGAGCAGGCGGAAGTGAACAGTTTCCCGCCTGATCTGTTCAACtga
- the LOC116767311 gene encoding AP-1 complex subunit gamma-1 isoform X4: MAYPMYEVDWSVLPPEQNRRFNPAFNIATIKQVVNEAIERVRMQTPTRLRDLIRQIRAARTAAEERSVVNKECAYIRSTFREEDSVWRCRNIAKLLYIHMLGYPAHFGQLECLKLIASTRFTDKRVGYLGAMLLLDERQDVHLLITNCLKNDLNSNTQFVVGLALCTLGAIASPEMARDLASEVERLIKSPNAYIKKKAALCAFRIIRRVPDLMEMFLPATRSLLTEKNHGVLITGVTLITEMCENSPDTLNHFKKIVPNLVRILKNLILAGYSPEHDVSGVSDPFLQVKILRLLRILGKNDAEASEAMNDILAQVATNTETSKNVGNTILYETVLSIMDIKSESSLRVLAVNILGRFLLNNDKNIRYVALNTLLRTVHVDTSAVQRHRTTILECLKDPDVSIRRRAMELSFALINSQNIRAMMKELLSFLERSDAEFKAHCSSAMVLAAEKYAPSSRWHLDTLFQVLLKAGNYLRDDTVSNTIQIVSSAPSERQAYAAMRLWTSLERSATAADATERQPLVQVAAWTIGEYGDMLVSEASNSISMVDDDGVDDFSRPSEEYVIDIYQKLLWSTQLSITTKEYLLLSLAKLSTRFTTQPSQDKIRVIIDTFGSHIHIELQQRGVELSQLYKQYAHLRPALLERMPAMEANVVREDNDEELATNIQTHEQPAHEQDALLDLIIGSEPLSNGDVEHPPQVTGNNNSNTNDILDLLSGLDLSSSTPVTVSNNNVSTPPSLLLDGLFSPPAPTSQETVVKALERGGVVVELLVCGGDGNATLTMKARSHHHTTITDFLFQAAVPRTFRLDMMSPSGTVLTPQGEITQVLKITNPSKTPLRLRIRVSYTIDGNPILEQAEVNSFPPDLFN; this comes from the exons atGGCATACCCTATGTATGAAGTGGATTGGAGTGTTTTGCCTCCAGAACAAAACCGAAG GTTCAACCCAGCATTCAATATTGCCACAATAAAACAAGTGGTAAATGAGGCAATCGAGAGGG TGCGCATGCAAACCCCCACTCGCCTCCGGGATCTCATCCGTCAGATACGTGCAGCTAGGACTGCTGCCGAGGAACGTAGCGTTGTGAACAAGGAGTGCGCATACATCAGATCAACCTTCAGAGAGGAGGACAGCGTTTGGAG ATGTCGGAACATAGCGAAGCTTCTCTACATCCATATGCTGGGTTATCCGGCACACTTTGGACAGCTGGAATGTCTCAAGCTGATAGCCAGCACTCGTTTCACGGACAAGAGGGTTGGTTATCTAGGAGCTATGCTTCTGCTCGACGAGCGTCAGGATGTACATCTGCTGATTACCAACTGTTTGAAGAA CGACCTGAACAGCAATACACAATTCGTAGTGGGCCTGGCGCTGTGTACCCTGGGCGCGATCGCCTCGCCGGAGATGGCTAGAGATCTGGCCTCGGAGGTGGAGAGGCTGATCAAGTCACCGAACGCCTACATCAAGAAAAAGGCCGCGTTGTGCGCTTTCAGGATAATAAGAAGGGTGCCGGATCTCATGGAGATGTTCCTGCCGGCTACTCGCAGCCTCCTCACGGAAAAGAATCACG GAGTCCTCATCACCGGAGTGACGCTCATCACCGAGATGTGCGAGAACAGCCCGGACACGCTAAACCACTTCAAGAAG ATCGTACCGAATCTGGTGAGGATATTGAAAAACCTGATACTGGCGGGGTATTCCCCGGAGCATGACGTCAGCGGCGTGTCCGATCCATTCCTACAG gTCAAGATCCTCCGTCTGCTGCGTATACTCGGCAAGAACGACGCCGAGGCTTCCGAAGCTATGAACGACATATTGGCGCAAGTGGCCACGAACACGGAGACGAGCAAAAACGTCGGCAACACCATACTATACGAAACTGTGCTCTCGATCATGGACATTAAGTCTGAGAGTAGTTTGCGGGTGCTGGCCGTCAATATACTGGGGAGGTTTCTACTCAATAACGATAAGAATATTCGCTACGTGGCCTTGAACACACTCCTGAGGACCGTACACGTGGACACATCGGCCGTCCAAAGGCACAGGACCACTATATTGGAGTGCTTGAAG GATCCGGACGTGTCTATTCGTCGCCGCGCCATGGAGTTATCGTTCGCCCTCATCAACAGTCAGAACATCCGGGCCATGATGAAGGAGTTGCTGTCGTTCCTGGAGCGCTCGGACGCCGAGTTCAAGGCGCACTGTTCCAGCGCCATGGTGCTCGCCGCTGAGAAATACGCGCCCTCCAGCAGGTGGCACCTGGACACGCTGTTCCAGGTGTTGCTAAAG GCCGGTAATTATCTCCGGGACGACACGGTGTCGAACACAATCCAGATAGTGTCGTCGGCGCCGAGCGAGCGCCAGGCCTACGCCGCTATGAGGCTGTGGACTTCCCTGGAGCGCTCCGCGACCGCCGCCGACGCTACGGAGAGACAGCCGCTGGTTCAg GTTGCTGCATGGACCATCGGCGAATATGGAGATATGTTGGTCTCCGAAGCCAGTAACTCTATATCCATGGTGGATGACGACGGAGTTG ACGACTTCAGCCGCCCGTCCGAAGAGTATGTCATCGATATATACCAGAAGCTGTTGTGGTCCACACAGCTGTCCATAACCACCAAGGAGTATCTCCTGTTGTCGCTGGCCAAGCTGTCCACGAGATTCACCACGCAACCGAGTCAGGA TAAAATCCGTGTGATAATCGACACTTTCGGTTCACACATTCACATCGAGTTGCAACAGAGAGGGGTGGAACTGTCTCAACTATACAA aCAATACGCCCATTTGCGGCCGGCGTTGTTGGAACGGATGCCGGCGATGGAGGCGAACGTCGTCAGAGAAGACAATGATGAGGAGCTCGCGACGAACATACAGACACACGAACAACCCGCGCACGAACAG GATGCGCTGCTAGACCTCATCATTGGTTCGGAGCCTCTGTCGAACGGCGACGTGGAACACCCGCCGCAAGTTACTGGGAACAATAACTCCAATACTAAT GACATTCTGGATCTCCTCAGCGGTCTGGACCTGTCCAGCAGTACACCGGTCACCGTCTCCAATAATAACGTATCGACGCCTCCTTCGCTCTTACTGGACGGTTTGTTCTCACCTCCGGCGCCTACATCTCAAG AGACGGTGGTGAAAGCGTTGGAGCGGGGCGGCGTGGTGGTGGAGCTGCTGGTCTGTGGTGGTGACGGCAACGCGACCCTCACCATGAAAGCGAGGTCGCACCATCACACAACCATCACAGACTTCCTCTTTCAGGCCGCCGTGCCCAGG ACGTTCCGGTTGGACATGATGTCGCCATCTGGGACGGTTCTGACACCGCAGGGGGAAATCACTCAAGTCCTTAAAATCACCAATCCATCCAAG ACACCGCTACGTCTGAGAATAAGGGTGTCCTACACGATAGACGGCAACCCTATCTTGGAGCAGGCGGAAGTGAACAGTTTCCCGCCTGATCTGTTCAACtga
- the LOC116767311 gene encoding AP-1 complex subunit gamma-1 isoform X1: protein MAYPMYEVDWSVLPPEQNRRFNPAFNIATIKQVVNEAIERVAPVSVRMQTPTRLRDLIRQIRAARTAAEERSVVNKECAYIRSTFREEDSVWRCRNIAKLLYIHMLGYPAHFGQLECLKLIASTRFTDKRVGYLGAMLLLDERQDVHLLITNCLKNDLNSNTQFVVGLALCTLGAIASPEMARDLASEVERLIKSPNAYIKKKAALCAFRIIRRVPDLMEMFLPATRSLLTEKNHGVLITGVTLITEMCENSPDTLNHFKKESGQREIVPNLVRILKNLILAGYSPEHDVSGVSDPFLQVKILRLLRILGKNDAEASEAMNDILAQVATNTETSKNVGNTILYETVLSIMDIKSESSLRVLAVNILGRFLLNNDKNIRYVALNTLLRTVHVDTSAVQRHRTTILECLKDPDVSIRRRAMELSFALINSQNIRAMMKELLSFLERSDAEFKAHCSSAMVLAAEKYAPSSRWHLDTLFQVLLKAGNYLRDDTVSNTIQIVSSAPSERQAYAAMRLWTSLERSATAADATERQPLVQVAAWTIGEYGDMLVSEASNSISMVDDDGVDDFSRPSEEYVIDIYQKLLWSTQLSITTKEYLLLSLAKLSTRFTTQPSQDKIRVIIDTFGSHIHIELQQRGVELSQLYKQYAHLRPALLERMPAMEANVVREDNDEELATNIQTHEQPAHEQDALLDLIIGSEPLSNGDVEHPPQVTGNNNSNTNDILDLLSGLDLSSSTPVTVSNNNVSTPPSLLLDGLFSPPAPTSQETVVKALERGGVVVELLVCGGDGNATLTMKARSHHHTTITDFLFQAAVPRTFRLDMMSPSGTVLTPQGEITQVLKITNPSKTPLRLRIRVSYTIDGNPILEQAEVNSFPPDLFN, encoded by the exons atGGCATACCCTATGTATGAAGTGGATTGGAGTGTTTTGCCTCCAGAACAAAACCGAAG GTTCAACCCAGCATTCAATATTGCCACAATAAAACAAGTGGTAAATGAGGCAATCGAGAGGG TCGCGCCGGTTTCAGTGCGCATGCAAACCCCCACTCGCCTCCGGGATCTCATCCGTCAGATACGTGCAGCTAGGACTGCTGCCGAGGAACGTAGCGTTGTGAACAAGGAGTGCGCATACATCAGATCAACCTTCAGAGAGGAGGACAGCGTTTGGAG ATGTCGGAACATAGCGAAGCTTCTCTACATCCATATGCTGGGTTATCCGGCACACTTTGGACAGCTGGAATGTCTCAAGCTGATAGCCAGCACTCGTTTCACGGACAAGAGGGTTGGTTATCTAGGAGCTATGCTTCTGCTCGACGAGCGTCAGGATGTACATCTGCTGATTACCAACTGTTTGAAGAA CGACCTGAACAGCAATACACAATTCGTAGTGGGCCTGGCGCTGTGTACCCTGGGCGCGATCGCCTCGCCGGAGATGGCTAGAGATCTGGCCTCGGAGGTGGAGAGGCTGATCAAGTCACCGAACGCCTACATCAAGAAAAAGGCCGCGTTGTGCGCTTTCAGGATAATAAGAAGGGTGCCGGATCTCATGGAGATGTTCCTGCCGGCTACTCGCAGCCTCCTCACGGAAAAGAATCACG GAGTCCTCATCACCGGAGTGACGCTCATCACCGAGATGTGCGAGAACAGCCCGGACACGCTAAACCACTTCAAGAAG GAGAGCGGACAGCGGGAG ATCGTACCGAATCTGGTGAGGATATTGAAAAACCTGATACTGGCGGGGTATTCCCCGGAGCATGACGTCAGCGGCGTGTCCGATCCATTCCTACAG gTCAAGATCCTCCGTCTGCTGCGTATACTCGGCAAGAACGACGCCGAGGCTTCCGAAGCTATGAACGACATATTGGCGCAAGTGGCCACGAACACGGAGACGAGCAAAAACGTCGGCAACACCATACTATACGAAACTGTGCTCTCGATCATGGACATTAAGTCTGAGAGTAGTTTGCGGGTGCTGGCCGTCAATATACTGGGGAGGTTTCTACTCAATAACGATAAGAATATTCGCTACGTGGCCTTGAACACACTCCTGAGGACCGTACACGTGGACACATCGGCCGTCCAAAGGCACAGGACCACTATATTGGAGTGCTTGAAG GATCCGGACGTGTCTATTCGTCGCCGCGCCATGGAGTTATCGTTCGCCCTCATCAACAGTCAGAACATCCGGGCCATGATGAAGGAGTTGCTGTCGTTCCTGGAGCGCTCGGACGCCGAGTTCAAGGCGCACTGTTCCAGCGCCATGGTGCTCGCCGCTGAGAAATACGCGCCCTCCAGCAGGTGGCACCTGGACACGCTGTTCCAGGTGTTGCTAAAG GCCGGTAATTATCTCCGGGACGACACGGTGTCGAACACAATCCAGATAGTGTCGTCGGCGCCGAGCGAGCGCCAGGCCTACGCCGCTATGAGGCTGTGGACTTCCCTGGAGCGCTCCGCGACCGCCGCCGACGCTACGGAGAGACAGCCGCTGGTTCAg GTTGCTGCATGGACCATCGGCGAATATGGAGATATGTTGGTCTCCGAAGCCAGTAACTCTATATCCATGGTGGATGACGACGGAGTTG ACGACTTCAGCCGCCCGTCCGAAGAGTATGTCATCGATATATACCAGAAGCTGTTGTGGTCCACACAGCTGTCCATAACCACCAAGGAGTATCTCCTGTTGTCGCTGGCCAAGCTGTCCACGAGATTCACCACGCAACCGAGTCAGGA TAAAATCCGTGTGATAATCGACACTTTCGGTTCACACATTCACATCGAGTTGCAACAGAGAGGGGTGGAACTGTCTCAACTATACAA aCAATACGCCCATTTGCGGCCGGCGTTGTTGGAACGGATGCCGGCGATGGAGGCGAACGTCGTCAGAGAAGACAATGATGAGGAGCTCGCGACGAACATACAGACACACGAACAACCCGCGCACGAACAG GATGCGCTGCTAGACCTCATCATTGGTTCGGAGCCTCTGTCGAACGGCGACGTGGAACACCCGCCGCAAGTTACTGGGAACAATAACTCCAATACTAAT GACATTCTGGATCTCCTCAGCGGTCTGGACCTGTCCAGCAGTACACCGGTCACCGTCTCCAATAATAACGTATCGACGCCTCCTTCGCTCTTACTGGACGGTTTGTTCTCACCTCCGGCGCCTACATCTCAAG AGACGGTGGTGAAAGCGTTGGAGCGGGGCGGCGTGGTGGTGGAGCTGCTGGTCTGTGGTGGTGACGGCAACGCGACCCTCACCATGAAAGCGAGGTCGCACCATCACACAACCATCACAGACTTCCTCTTTCAGGCCGCCGTGCCCAGG ACGTTCCGGTTGGACATGATGTCGCCATCTGGGACGGTTCTGACACCGCAGGGGGAAATCACTCAAGTCCTTAAAATCACCAATCCATCCAAG ACACCGCTACGTCTGAGAATAAGGGTGTCCTACACGATAGACGGCAACCCTATCTTGGAGCAGGCGGAAGTGAACAGTTTCCCGCCTGATCTGTTCAACtga
- the LOC116767311 gene encoding AP-1 complex subunit gamma-1 isoform X3, whose amino-acid sequence MAYPMYEVDWSVLPPEQNRRFNPAFNIATIKQVVNEAIERVAPVSVRMQTPTRLRDLIRQIRAARTAAEERSVVNKECAYIRSTFREEDSVWRCRNIAKLLYIHMLGYPAHFGQLECLKLIASTRFTDKRVGYLGAMLLLDERQDVHLLITNCLKNDLNSNTQFVVGLALCTLGAIASPEMARDLASEVERLIKSPNAYIKKKAALCAFRIIRRVPDLMEMFLPATRSLLTEKNHGVLITGVTLITEMCENSPDTLNHFKKIVPNLVRILKNLILAGYSPEHDVSGVSDPFLQVKILRLLRILGKNDAEASEAMNDILAQVATNTETSKNVGNTILYETVLSIMDIKSESSLRVLAVNILGRFLLNNDKNIRYVALNTLLRTVHVDTSAVQRHRTTILECLKDPDVSIRRRAMELSFALINSQNIRAMMKELLSFLERSDAEFKAHCSSAMVLAAEKYAPSSRWHLDTLFQVLLKAGNYLRDDTVSNTIQIVSSAPSERQAYAAMRLWTSLERSATAADATERQPLVQVAAWTIGEYGDMLVSEASNSISMVDDDGVDDFSRPSEEYVIDIYQKLLWSTQLSITTKEYLLLSLAKLSTRFTTQPSQDKIRVIIDTFGSHIHIELQQRGVELSQLYKQYAHLRPALLERMPAMEANVVREDNDEELATNIQTHEQPAHEQDALLDLIIGSEPLSNGDVEHPPQVTGNNNSNTNDILDLLSGLDLSSSTPVTVSNNNVSTPPSLLLDGLFSPPAPTSQETVVKALERGGVVVELLVCGGDGNATLTMKARSHHHTTITDFLFQAAVPRTFRLDMMSPSGTVLTPQGEITQVLKITNPSKTPLRLRIRVSYTIDGNPILEQAEVNSFPPDLFN is encoded by the exons atGGCATACCCTATGTATGAAGTGGATTGGAGTGTTTTGCCTCCAGAACAAAACCGAAG GTTCAACCCAGCATTCAATATTGCCACAATAAAACAAGTGGTAAATGAGGCAATCGAGAGGG TCGCGCCGGTTTCAGTGCGCATGCAAACCCCCACTCGCCTCCGGGATCTCATCCGTCAGATACGTGCAGCTAGGACTGCTGCCGAGGAACGTAGCGTTGTGAACAAGGAGTGCGCATACATCAGATCAACCTTCAGAGAGGAGGACAGCGTTTGGAG ATGTCGGAACATAGCGAAGCTTCTCTACATCCATATGCTGGGTTATCCGGCACACTTTGGACAGCTGGAATGTCTCAAGCTGATAGCCAGCACTCGTTTCACGGACAAGAGGGTTGGTTATCTAGGAGCTATGCTTCTGCTCGACGAGCGTCAGGATGTACATCTGCTGATTACCAACTGTTTGAAGAA CGACCTGAACAGCAATACACAATTCGTAGTGGGCCTGGCGCTGTGTACCCTGGGCGCGATCGCCTCGCCGGAGATGGCTAGAGATCTGGCCTCGGAGGTGGAGAGGCTGATCAAGTCACCGAACGCCTACATCAAGAAAAAGGCCGCGTTGTGCGCTTTCAGGATAATAAGAAGGGTGCCGGATCTCATGGAGATGTTCCTGCCGGCTACTCGCAGCCTCCTCACGGAAAAGAATCACG GAGTCCTCATCACCGGAGTGACGCTCATCACCGAGATGTGCGAGAACAGCCCGGACACGCTAAACCACTTCAAGAAG ATCGTACCGAATCTGGTGAGGATATTGAAAAACCTGATACTGGCGGGGTATTCCCCGGAGCATGACGTCAGCGGCGTGTCCGATCCATTCCTACAG gTCAAGATCCTCCGTCTGCTGCGTATACTCGGCAAGAACGACGCCGAGGCTTCCGAAGCTATGAACGACATATTGGCGCAAGTGGCCACGAACACGGAGACGAGCAAAAACGTCGGCAACACCATACTATACGAAACTGTGCTCTCGATCATGGACATTAAGTCTGAGAGTAGTTTGCGGGTGCTGGCCGTCAATATACTGGGGAGGTTTCTACTCAATAACGATAAGAATATTCGCTACGTGGCCTTGAACACACTCCTGAGGACCGTACACGTGGACACATCGGCCGTCCAAAGGCACAGGACCACTATATTGGAGTGCTTGAAG GATCCGGACGTGTCTATTCGTCGCCGCGCCATGGAGTTATCGTTCGCCCTCATCAACAGTCAGAACATCCGGGCCATGATGAAGGAGTTGCTGTCGTTCCTGGAGCGCTCGGACGCCGAGTTCAAGGCGCACTGTTCCAGCGCCATGGTGCTCGCCGCTGAGAAATACGCGCCCTCCAGCAGGTGGCACCTGGACACGCTGTTCCAGGTGTTGCTAAAG GCCGGTAATTATCTCCGGGACGACACGGTGTCGAACACAATCCAGATAGTGTCGTCGGCGCCGAGCGAGCGCCAGGCCTACGCCGCTATGAGGCTGTGGACTTCCCTGGAGCGCTCCGCGACCGCCGCCGACGCTACGGAGAGACAGCCGCTGGTTCAg GTTGCTGCATGGACCATCGGCGAATATGGAGATATGTTGGTCTCCGAAGCCAGTAACTCTATATCCATGGTGGATGACGACGGAGTTG ACGACTTCAGCCGCCCGTCCGAAGAGTATGTCATCGATATATACCAGAAGCTGTTGTGGTCCACACAGCTGTCCATAACCACCAAGGAGTATCTCCTGTTGTCGCTGGCCAAGCTGTCCACGAGATTCACCACGCAACCGAGTCAGGA TAAAATCCGTGTGATAATCGACACTTTCGGTTCACACATTCACATCGAGTTGCAACAGAGAGGGGTGGAACTGTCTCAACTATACAA aCAATACGCCCATTTGCGGCCGGCGTTGTTGGAACGGATGCCGGCGATGGAGGCGAACGTCGTCAGAGAAGACAATGATGAGGAGCTCGCGACGAACATACAGACACACGAACAACCCGCGCACGAACAG GATGCGCTGCTAGACCTCATCATTGGTTCGGAGCCTCTGTCGAACGGCGACGTGGAACACCCGCCGCAAGTTACTGGGAACAATAACTCCAATACTAAT GACATTCTGGATCTCCTCAGCGGTCTGGACCTGTCCAGCAGTACACCGGTCACCGTCTCCAATAATAACGTATCGACGCCTCCTTCGCTCTTACTGGACGGTTTGTTCTCACCTCCGGCGCCTACATCTCAAG AGACGGTGGTGAAAGCGTTGGAGCGGGGCGGCGTGGTGGTGGAGCTGCTGGTCTGTGGTGGTGACGGCAACGCGACCCTCACCATGAAAGCGAGGTCGCACCATCACACAACCATCACAGACTTCCTCTTTCAGGCCGCCGTGCCCAGG ACGTTCCGGTTGGACATGATGTCGCCATCTGGGACGGTTCTGACACCGCAGGGGGAAATCACTCAAGTCCTTAAAATCACCAATCCATCCAAG ACACCGCTACGTCTGAGAATAAGGGTGTCCTACACGATAGACGGCAACCCTATCTTGGAGCAGGCGGAAGTGAACAGTTTCCCGCCTGATCTGTTCAACtga